The window TTCTTTATTCAAAATGTCACGAGTGGATGCGGAAATGAGTTAAAAGGCCCCTTTTTTTCCCAATtgcttcctttcttctctccctcAAAATGAATCagatatgatgatcctatctgaTTCAACCAGTGCTGGCCCACATGCAAACAGGCTGTAAAGGTTTGAACTTTGAAGCAGCATAATCAAACTAAGCATTACTGGGTGTATAGTTCATAATCCATCATCAACTAACAGTAGGATTTGACATAATACACTGCCTTGAGAACCGCATCAGGAAGACAATTAACAGGCTTGATCTTTTCCAGTATTGACAGTGGACATTGACCATAAATTCAAGTATATGGTTTATACACATGATGGTGCACCACCATGAGATCCATCTCAAGATGACAGTATCAGAGCACACAATTTCCAGATCCATAGAGGAACTGACATGGATTATCAACCATAGACCGCAAACTAGTCTATGACTACACAGAATATAGTTTTCTCCACCTGACCAGATCCTTCCAGGAATTAAGAAAAGGGCAGCTGACCATATCCTGAATTACAGCGTAGGCTTTATAAAACTAAGGATTCCCTAATCCTTGTTCATGGAAAAAGATTCAAAAGTGGCATAAAAGATCAAATGGTTTCATCAGATCTGTTtgcttgcaccaaatatcattaaATTCCATGATCTTTTGCACCAAATGAGACTGaccaatcatgaaatttcatgagatttgggGCAACCAATCGCAACCTTCATGAAATCATCGCTTCAACTAACAAACATAGGCATGAATCTGTTAATCCTACAGGCCTGTGCTACCCAGTGGCATGAGTGAACAGGGCATGCGAGCGAGCAGAACATACGCGTACAAGCTCCAAGATGCTCAtcaggcaggccccaccatggatatgACCTGGCCCAAAAAGTAGGCCAACCAGAAACCCTAACCACTGGATTTGAGGAAAAATGGACGGCTAGGAAAACTTGACCAAACAGTTAAACCCATCCAACGGACTTGATTCTCGGACCAGGTGACATCCAAAGTGGAATCAAGCTTCTACGAACACCGCAGATCTCATACACCTGTGCTCCAAAACCCATCTTCCTTCCATCAAATACAGATATTCGTGGCCACTATTCAATTTCCACACATCAACGTAACCAAAACAGAACACTTTTGtactatttcaattcccaaaaacaGAGAATGGGTGTATGAAAATCAATTATATGGTGAGTGTAGTTAGCAATTTcccatcaagagagagagagagatagaacaGAAATGCTGAGGAAGTAAGAGAGCTTACGCTTTCGTGGCAGCATACACAGCATACAGAGGATCGGACGGTATAACAATGGCGGCACCAGACCCAATATTGACGATCGCGCCCTTCTTCTTCCTCAGCATCCCAGGCAACACCGCCTGCGTCACTTTCGTTGTCCCCTCCACATTGACCTTTATCAGATTCTTCAACAGATCTTCATCGACCTCATGGAAGAACCTGGCATACGGGTACGAGACGCCGACGTTGTTTATCAAGATGCCAACATCCAGCCCCTCAATTGCATCCTTGATCCGTTGAATCCCGTCCGTGAGATCACCGGAGAAGTCAACGACCACGCTCTTGATCTGGGTCTTGCTGAACTTGGCCTGGATGGCGTTGGAGACCTCCTTGAGCTTATCGGGGTTACGGCCCACCAAGACTAGGTTGAGGCCTTTCCTGGCCAATTGGAAGGCGAAGCTCTTGCCGATGCCATCAGTGGGGCCAGTGACGATGGCCCACGAGCCGTAGCTCTTGAGGTTTTTGGCAGGTCTGAGGAAGGTGACAAAGACCCATTtgagaaaggagaaggaaaatcTGAGGAGTGAGAGGATTCCAAGAGATGAGAAGAGAAGAATCCAGGTGGGTTGGGATTTCAGAGTCTCAATGCAAGAGTAGAAATCCATTTCTCTTATCTTCTTCTCTCTCTGTAtgttggaagagagagagagagagagagagagagagagagaatttcagAGGAGAGACGGGTGGATGCTGTTCGGAGGGATTTAAATAGAGAACCCAGACGAAGACTAGAGTTTGGAGCTGTTTATTTTGAACAGGAGTTTGGTATTTGACGGACTTGGGCCCACCATTTGTTTAcgtaaaatccaacccgtccatcaggttctatttCCCGTTTTAGGACTAAGGAAAAAATTagaaggatccaaaactcaagtggaccacacaatacggAATAATGGAGATGGGATTCCAACCATAGATTTGTCTTCGGTGCCACCATTTTAtgcatctttcatcaaatccTTTAATAAAGTACAAATCACTAGGAAGAAGCAGAAAAACACAACTCATCATTCTAATCACAGTATCAATCGGGCTTCATTGTGTGAACTTGGAGGTTTTATGAGTAGTTTTACATTGTTCTCATTTTGTGGGCCTTTAGAGTTTCGGATccatctaatatttgttttttagtTTACGGTTAAAATACGTTttcctacctgatggacggaatggattatatATAAAGTACTTGAAACACGACAGAACTTGAGTGTTACAGCAGCTGCACTGAGGATTCCGGCCCGTCCGTGCGGTACGCGGACctactgcgaaagccttttgcaggaactaGCACGCGGACTCACTGCTAAAGCTTTTGCAGGAACCCAGCGGGGCTGGCTCAACATTTTTGCGCGCCAGACAGGTCATAAAAATGAAgctttttagtttaaaaaataaaaaataataataaatttaaaattaaattataaatttattacttacttttttaaatataaatttattgATTAAATTTTTGTATTCAAGTTTATCCAATAAATCAAtttcaataaataaaattattaacCTGTTTAATCTATTTTGAAACATAATTATtcgtaaataattttttataatctttagttATGAAAAACTTCTTTCTACATATGTAACTGTAACAGGTATGGTAAGCAATATTTTATATGCAATAAAacaatagtttttttttattgtattaagtatttcaattggagtatttatttttatttttgcaacttcttttaaaacttttaattttgaaaataaattcaaaccgttagaaaaatgaagttagaatttaatttagaaaaatgacattagaatttaattttttaagaacttaattagcaataaagtaggtagttgtggtcctaggttttaggagaagaatttattgggaatgatgctattattttgaaaagatacGATAGATATATactgttattattgatagtgctagtttttaggatttgttttttattttcaatttcaaatttgtaaagtaatttttagatgtttctattttgtaggcctttcaataagttttatttcaaaaaatttaaacttttttttattcttcttaattttaattttgttataaTATAAGACtttcataattaagaaattttaattttattattataatatagtGCCTTCATAATTAAGGGGCCTTACGCGATTGCCTCACGTACCTACCCCTTTGAACTGCCCTTGGCTAGGTGGGGACttccgtgatgtttgtgagaaatccacacttttctaaactcattttaagacatgataccaaaaatgtggatccaaaatccaAGTTGGCCAGTTGAGAGTAAAAATCAGGGAAAGAGTTTTctatggttgaaaccttcttaggatctaacttgatgtttatatgccatccaaaccgtttataagatcattatcACTCAGATGAAGCCAAAACACCAAAAACAtagcctgatataaaactttgtgACCATACTAATGTTTCAAACCATGGTCATTGAATCtgcactgtttcctctcgtgcggcccacttgagttttcaattCACCACATTTTTgaataatatattttaaaattagcttcaaaaatggatggccggtttggatttatcacaaacatcacggtgggcctcacctactaTCCCAGTGCACGAACTTCCTTGTAAAAGCCTCCGTAGAAAGTCGGTGGGAACAtaagtggggccaccgtgatgtttttgagaaatccacactacatctatttttttcatcaCGACATGAGAC is drawn from Magnolia sinica isolate HGM2019 chromosome 5, MsV1, whole genome shotgun sequence and contains these coding sequences:
- the LOC131246213 gene encoding very-long-chain 3-oxoacyl-CoA reductase 1-like, encoding MDFYSCIETLKSQPTWILLFSSLGILSLLRFSFSFLKWVFVTFLRPAKNLKSYGSWAIVTGPTDGIGKSFAFQLARKGLNLVLVGRNPDKLKEVSNAIQAKFSKTQIKSVVVDFSGDLTDGIQRIKDAIEGLDVGILINNVGVSYPYARFFHEVDEDLLKNLIKVNVEGTTKVTQAVLPGMLRKKKGAIVNIGSGAAIVIPSDPLYAVYAATKAYIDQFSRCLYVEYKKSGIDVQCQVPLYVATKMASIRRSSFLVPSTDAYARAALRWVGYEPRCTPYWPHSVMWCLACQLPEAAIDAWRLGFCLGIRKRGQLKDSRKKE